The following proteins are co-located in the Pseudomonas cavernae genome:
- a CDS encoding response regulator: protein MTEAEDPSHNRLKHHFAQRVIHQARQVLEVWQRLQQREWNTADMAALNDANLGLLRYAERFGQAEHARLAGDIDRSLQAVLANRGRLSSDLISALSQAMQRLSRTGLRHGDQFEQTFLPPLRKPVYLALQDLERAERLAQQMESFGLIAQPLDSAAAFHSAMAERHPAAIVMDVDFAGRGCGLQLAETLQQGLEQKLPLLFYSHEDTDAPTRLAAVRAGAKEFYSASLDASSLIERIEILTHAAHYEPYRVLVIDDSRAQASHTERVLNSAGIVTRTLTEPIQAMLELAEFQPDLIILDMYMPECSGTELAKVIRQHDRHVSVPIIYLSAEDDLDKQLDAMSEAGDDFLTKPIKPRHLIATVRTRAARARSLKARMVRDSLTGLYNHTHTLQLLEDASSWARRDGKPLSFAMLDIDHFKKVNDTYGHPMGDRVIKSLALFLKQRLRKSDHIGRYGGEEFAVVLPDTDAATAARLLDEIRRRFAAIHYPAQPHDLSCTFSAGIAELGAGVHSSSLAKCADQALYAAKHGGRNRVAIFAE from the coding sequence ATGACCGAAGCCGAAGACCCCAGCCACAACCGCCTCAAGCATCACTTCGCCCAGCGCGTGATCCACCAGGCGCGCCAGGTGCTGGAGGTCTGGCAGCGCCTGCAGCAGCGCGAGTGGAACACCGCCGACATGGCCGCCCTCAATGACGCCAATCTGGGTCTGCTGCGCTATGCCGAGCGCTTCGGGCAGGCCGAGCACGCTCGCCTGGCCGGCGACATCGACCGCAGCCTGCAGGCGGTGCTGGCCAACCGCGGGCGCCTGAGCAGCGACCTGATCAGCGCCCTCAGCCAGGCCATGCAACGCCTGTCGCGCACCGGCCTACGGCATGGCGACCAGTTCGAGCAGACCTTCCTGCCACCGCTGCGCAAGCCGGTGTACCTGGCCCTGCAGGATCTCGAGCGCGCCGAGCGCCTGGCCCAGCAGATGGAGTCCTTCGGCCTGATCGCCCAGCCGCTGGACAGCGCCGCGGCGTTCCACTCAGCCATGGCCGAGCGCCATCCGGCGGCCATCGTCATGGACGTCGACTTCGCCGGCCGCGGTTGCGGCCTGCAACTGGCGGAAACCCTGCAACAAGGCCTGGAGCAGAAGCTGCCGCTGCTGTTCTATAGCCACGAGGATACCGATGCGCCGACCCGCCTGGCCGCCGTGCGCGCCGGCGCCAAGGAGTTCTACTCCGCCAGCCTGGACGCCTCCAGCCTGATCGAACGGATCGAGATTCTCACCCACGCGGCCCACTACGAGCCCTACCGGGTGCTGGTCATCGACGACTCGCGAGCCCAGGCCTCCCACACCGAACGGGTGCTCAACAGCGCCGGGATCGTCACCCGCACGCTCACCGAGCCGATCCAGGCGATGCTCGAACTGGCCGAATTTCAGCCCGACCTGATCATCCTCGACATGTACATGCCCGAGTGTAGCGGCACCGAGCTGGCCAAGGTGATCCGCCAGCACGACCGCCATGTCAGCGTGCCGATCATCTACCTGTCCGCCGAGGACGACCTCGACAAGCAGCTCGATGCCATGAGCGAGGCCGGCGACGACTTCCTCACCAAGCCGATCAAGCCGCGCCATCTGATCGCCACCGTGCGCACCCGCGCCGCCCGCGCACGCAGCCTCAAGGCGCGCATGGTGCGCGACAGCCTGACCGGCCTGTACAACCACACCCACACCCTGCAGTTGCTGGAAGACGCCAGTTCCTGGGCGCGCCGTGACGGCAAGCCGCTGAGCTTCGCCATGCTCGACATCGACCACTTCAAGAAGGTCAACGACACTTACGGCCACCCGATGGGCGACCGGGTGATCAAGAGCCTGGCGCTGTTCCTCAAGCAGCGCCTGCGCAAGAGCGACCATATCGGCCGCTACGGTGGCGAGGAGTTCGCCGTGGTGCTGCCGGACACCGACGCCGCCACCGCCGCCCGCCTGCTCGACGAGATCCGTCGGCGCTTCGCCGCGATTCACTACCCGGCGCAACCGCACGACCTCAGCTGCACCTTCAGCGCCGGCATCGCCGAGCTCGGCGCGGGCGTGCACAGCAGCAGCCTGGCCAAGTGCGCCGACCAGGCGCTGTATGCCGCCAAGCATGGCGGGCGCAACCGCGTGGCGATCTTCGCCGAATAA
- a CDS encoding methyl-accepting chemotaxis protein gives MIGLILLIALTIDRIQRRLARLLGQLVPALSAWAEGDFAAPIQLPTRTRELRDIEESLNRLRHYLVELVGTIRGHAEQVADSSRTLADLSHGLHRGAERQVGDTAQIRDALGELEATIQQVAGNASQAAAASRDADRALEQGQQVIGHSLDGLQALVGEVQGNAQAIERLAAETATIDQVLTVIRGIAEQTNLLALNAAIEAARAGEMGRGFAVVAEEVRSLALRTSGATGEIQQLIGRLQQAALQSLAAMRSQVAHAEASASQAEAADGALDEIVAAIRTIASMAELIAAATAQQSGAVSEIRDHSERIHQLGGANLERIDHGRGQGEQLLQLGSRLHAAVQAFRL, from the coding sequence ATGATCGGCCTGATCCTGCTCATCGCGCTGACCATCGACCGCATTCAACGGCGTCTCGCCCGCCTCCTCGGCCAGCTGGTGCCGGCGCTCTCGGCCTGGGCCGAGGGCGACTTCGCCGCACCCATTCAGCTGCCGACCCGAACTCGCGAACTGCGCGATATCGAGGAGTCGCTGAACCGCCTGCGCCATTACCTGGTCGAGCTGGTCGGCACCATCCGCGGCCATGCCGAACAGGTCGCCGACAGCAGCCGCACCCTCGCCGACCTGAGCCACGGCCTGCACCGCGGCGCCGAACGCCAGGTCGGCGACACCGCACAGATCCGCGACGCGCTCGGCGAGCTGGAGGCCACCATCCAGCAGGTCGCCGGCAACGCCAGCCAGGCCGCCGCCGCCAGCCGCGACGCCGATCGCGCCCTGGAACAGGGCCAGCAGGTCATCGGCCACAGTCTCGATGGCCTGCAGGCACTGGTCGGCGAGGTGCAGGGCAACGCCCAGGCCATCGAACGCCTGGCGGCGGAAACCGCGACCATCGACCAGGTATTGACGGTGATCCGCGGCATCGCCGAGCAGACCAACCTGCTCGCCCTGAATGCCGCCATCGAGGCCGCCCGCGCCGGCGAGATGGGCCGCGGCTTCGCCGTGGTCGCCGAGGAAGTGCGCTCGCTGGCCCTGCGCACCAGTGGCGCCACCGGCGAGATCCAGCAACTGATCGGTCGCCTGCAACAGGCCGCGCTGCAATCGCTGGCGGCCATGCGCAGCCAGGTCGCGCATGCCGAAGCCAGTGCCAGTCAGGCCGAGGCCGCCGACGGCGCCCTGGACGAGATAGTCGCGGCGATCCGCACCATCGCCAGCATGGCCGAACTGATCGCCGCCGCCACCGCCCAGCAGAGCGGCGCGGTCAGCGAGATCCGCGACCACAGCGAACGCATCCACCAGCTCGGCGGCGCCAACCTCGAACGCATCGACCACGGCCGCGGCCAGGGCGAGCAACTGCTGCAACTGGGCAGCCGACTGCATGCGGCGGTGCAGGCGTTCCGCCTGTAA
- a CDS encoding protein-disulfide reductase DsbD — translation MRRLLPLLLLLLALPATAGLFDKRPNPELGAPLNNSADFLPVREAFRLSLVESTPQAVKLRFVAADGYYLYRHRFQFRVEPSDLAAGTAQLPPGEPKTDQYFGDVEVYHGVLDVELPLNNPYNLPFSLRVTYQGCADKGLCYPPETEVLNVGDVASAPPAASTEQAGWSWHSLALFFLAGLGLTFTPCVLPMLPILSGVVLRGQVGGLRGFSLALAYVLPMAACFALLGALMGVFGAELNLQARLQSAWVLVPFAAFFVLFALAMFGVYELRLPRVIREPLERLAGHTGGSSLWGAAALGAVSSLLVSPCVSAPLAGALLYISASGDALGGGLKLLALGLGMGAPLVLFASGGGALLPKSGSWMVAVRNAFGVLLLAVAVWMLERVLPGPLTLALWALLAAGVALFLGRWALCQRTGRRTGALLCSLLLLGYAGAASFGAVRGGSDPLRPWAAALPTGAWQTLSSPAELQRSLAAAKAAGQPLLLDWYADWCISCKVIEREVFGAAQVNSQLGGYRLIRFDMTASTPEQRALLDRYKLFGPPAILFFAANGDEWTDLRVVGEIDADDFAARLHKAAAR, via the coding sequence ATGCGCCGCCTGCTGCCCCTGCTTCTGCTGTTGCTCGCCCTGCCCGCCACCGCCGGCCTGTTCGACAAGCGCCCCAACCCCGAGCTGGGCGCGCCGCTGAACAACAGCGCCGACTTCCTGCCGGTACGCGAGGCGTTCCGCCTGAGCCTGGTCGAGAGCACGCCGCAAGCGGTGAAGCTGCGCTTCGTCGCCGCCGACGGCTATTACCTCTATCGCCACCGTTTCCAGTTCCGCGTCGAACCCAGCGACCTGGCCGCCGGCACCGCGCAATTACCGCCCGGCGAACCCAAGACCGACCAGTACTTCGGCGATGTCGAGGTCTACCATGGCGTGCTGGATGTCGAACTGCCGCTGAACAACCCCTACAACCTGCCCTTCAGCCTGCGCGTGACCTACCAGGGCTGCGCCGACAAGGGCCTGTGCTATCCGCCGGAAACCGAAGTGCTCAACGTCGGCGACGTCGCCAGCGCCCCGCCCGCGGCGTCCACCGAGCAGGCGGGTTGGAGCTGGCACAGCCTGGCGCTGTTCTTCCTCGCCGGTCTCGGCCTGACCTTCACCCCCTGCGTGCTGCCGATGCTGCCGATCCTCTCCGGCGTGGTGCTGCGCGGCCAGGTCGGCGGGCTGCGCGGCTTCAGCCTGGCGCTGGCCTATGTGCTGCCGATGGCGGCCTGCTTCGCCCTGCTCGGCGCACTGATGGGCGTGTTCGGCGCCGAACTGAACCTCCAGGCGCGCCTGCAGTCGGCCTGGGTGCTGGTGCCGTTCGCGGCCTTCTTCGTGCTGTTCGCCCTGGCCATGTTCGGCGTCTACGAACTGCGCCTGCCGCGCGTCATCCGCGAACCGCTGGAACGCCTGGCCGGCCACACCGGCGGCAGCTCGCTGTGGGGCGCGGCAGCACTCGGCGCGGTCTCCAGCCTGCTGGTCTCGCCCTGCGTATCGGCACCGCTGGCCGGGGCGCTGCTGTATATCAGCGCCAGCGGCGATGCCCTCGGCGGCGGCCTCAAGCTGCTCGCCCTCGGCCTCGGCATGGGTGCGCCGCTGGTGCTGTTCGCCAGCGGCGGCGGCGCCCTGCTGCCGAAGAGCGGCAGCTGGATGGTCGCGGTACGCAACGCCTTCGGCGTGCTGCTGCTGGCGGTCGCGGTGTGGATGCTCGAACGCGTCCTGCCCGGTCCGCTGACCCTGGCGCTGTGGGCGCTGCTGGCCGCCGGGGTGGCGCTGTTTCTCGGCCGCTGGGCCTTGTGCCAGCGCACCGGCCGGCGCACCGGCGCTCTGCTGTGCAGCCTGCTGTTGCTCGGCTATGCCGGCGCCGCCAGCTTCGGCGCCGTGCGCGGCGGCTCCGACCCGCTGCGCCCCTGGGCGGCAGCCTTGCCGACCGGCGCCTGGCAGACCCTGAGCAGCCCCGCCGAACTGCAGCGCAGCCTGGCCGCGGCCAAAGCCGCCGGCCAGCCGCTGCTGCTCGACTGGTACGCCGACTGGTGCATCAGTTGCAAGGTGATCGAGCGCGAGGTGTTCGGCGCCGCCCAGGTCAATAGCCAGCTCGGCGGCTATCGTCTGATCCGCTTCGACATGACCGCCAGCACGCCGGAGCAGCGCGCCCTGCTCGACCGCTACAAACTGTTCGGGCCGCCGGCCATCCTGTTCTTCGCCGCCAATGGTGACGAATGGACGGATTTGCGTGTCGTAGGTGAGATCGATGCCGACGACTTCGCCGCCCGGCTGCACAAAGCCGCGGCGCGATAG
- the aroQ gene encoding type II 3-dehydroquinate dehydratase, with protein sequence MATLLVLHGPNLNLLGTREPGVYGAVTLDQINQDLEQRARAAGHHLLYLQSNAEYELIERIHAARSEGVDFILINPAAFTHTSVALRDALLAVSIPFIEVHLSNVHKREPFRHHSYFSDVAVGVICGLGASGYRLALEAALEQLGAS encoded by the coding sequence ATGGCCACCCTATTGGTCCTCCATGGGCCCAATCTCAATCTGCTCGGCACCCGCGAGCCAGGCGTCTACGGCGCAGTCACCCTCGACCAGATCAATCAGGATCTCGAGCAGCGTGCCCGCGCTGCTGGCCATCATCTGCTCTATCTACAGAGCAACGCCGAGTACGAGCTGATCGAGCGAATTCACGCCGCCAGAAGCGAAGGTGTCGACTTTATCCTGATCAATCCCGCCGCGTTCACGCATACCAGCGTTGCATTACGTGACGCGTTGCTGGCGGTGAGCATCCCATTCATCGAAGTGCACCTGTCCAACGTGCACAAACGTGAACCTTTCCGCCATCACTCCTACTTCTCCGACGTTGCGGTGGGAGTGATCTGCGGCCTTGGCGCCAGTGGTTATCGACTGGCCCTGGAGGCCGCCCTGGAA